In Euphorbia lathyris chromosome 9, ddEupLath1.1, whole genome shotgun sequence, the following are encoded in one genomic region:
- the LOC136206390 gene encoding 4-hydroxyphenylacetaldehyde synthase-like, which translates to MGSLSPTTNTFSPLDPKTLCDESKLVIDFIADYYNNIEKYPVQSQVQPRYLSSKIPLSAPYHPESIEHILKDVTDCIIPGLTHWQSPNFFGYFPANASNAGFLGDMLCSGLNVVGFNWISSPAATELESRLMDWMADLLKLPSSFLFSGNGGGVLHGTTCEAIVCTLAAARDRALKMSGWDHITKLVVYTSDQTHSTIHKGAKLVGIPSCNIRSLPTSISNGFSLSPQTLEEAIETDIASGFLPLYLCGTIGTTACGVVDPIEELGKIASKYNIWFHIDAAYAGSACICPEFRHYLDGVELADSISMNLHKWFLTNMTCCCLWIKQPHLLIESLSTSPEFLRNSATESNEVIDYKDWQLALSRRFIALKVWVVIRRHGVANLMPHIRSDVMLAKRLESLVKNDKRFEIVVPRKFSLVCLRLRPKTDDLNRQLLEVVNKSGRAFMTHGVMGGMYFIRCAVGSTLTEEKHVDELWNLIQKKADMLTY; encoded by the coding sequence ATGGGTAGCCTCTCGCCAACTACAAACACCTTCTCCCCCTTAGACCCTAAAACCTTATGCGATGAATCAAAATTGGTGATTGATTTCATTGCTGACTATTATAACAACATTGAAAAATATCCAGTTCAAAGCCAAGTTCAACCTCGATACCTCTCTTCTAAGATCCCTTTATCTGCACCATATCATCCTGAATCCATTGAACATATCCTGAAAGATGTCACTGATTGTATAATTCCAGGCCTCACTCACTGGCAGAGCCCTAACTTCTTTGGCTACTTTCCAGCAAATGCCAGCAATGCTGGTTTTCTCGGAGATATGCTTTGTTCAGGCCTCAATGTTGTTGGATTCAACTGGATTTCATCTCCAGCAGCAACCGAGCTCGAATCACGTCTCATGGATTGGATGGCAGATTTGTTGAAGCTTCCGTCTTCATTTCTATTTTCCGGAAATGGAGGGGGTGTCctccatggaactacatgtgagGCTATAGTCTGTACTCTTGCTGCAGCTAGAGATAGGGCTTTAAAAATGTCCGGATGGGATCATATCACTAAATTGGTGGTTTACACTTCTGATCAAACACATTCTACCATTCATAAGGGAGCTAAATTAGTAGGCATCCCATCCTGCAACATTCGTTCACTTCCTACCTCAATTTCAAATGGATTTTCGTTGTCTCCGCAAACACTGGAGGAAGCAATTGAAACTGATATAGCCTCAGGATTCCTGCCTTTGTATCTCTGCGGAACTATTGGAACTACTGCTTGTGGAGTAGTCGATCCGATTGAAGAATTGGGGAAAATTGCGAGCAAGTACAACATATGGTTCCACATTGACGCAGCATACGCAGGAAGTGCTTGCATATGTCCTGAATTCAGGCATTATTTGGATGGAGTAGAATTAGCAGATTCTATAAGCATGAATCTACATAAATGGTTCCTTACTAACATGACTTGTTGTTGTCTCTGGATTAAGCAACCTCATTTGTTGATTGAATCATTGTCAACTAGCCCCGAATTCCTGAGGAATTCTGCTACAGAATCAAATGAAGTCATAGACTACAAAGATTGGCAACTTGCACTGAGCAGGCGGTTCATTGCTTTAAAAGTATGGGTTGTGATACGTAGACATGGAGTGGCGAACCTCATGCCCCATATACGCAGCGATGTCATGTTGGCTAAGCGATTAGAATCACTGGTGAAGAATGACAAAAGATTTGAGATTGTGGTGCCTAGAAAGTTTTCCTTGGTTTGTTTAAGATTGAGGCCCAAAACAGATGATTTGAACAGGCAATTATTGGAAGTGGTGAACAAGAGCGGACGTGCTTTCATGACTCATGGAGTGATGGGAGGAATGTATTTCATACGATGCGCCGTTGGATCCACATTGACTGAGGAGAAACATGTAGATGAATTGTGGAATCTGATTCAAAAGAAGGCCGATATGCTCACTTATTAA